Proteins from one Streptomyces genisteinicus genomic window:
- a CDS encoding YbaK/EbsC family protein: MRAPIGSFDHATPAPACLDVLIRPVAAAVRDWQGQVPADQLLYVDTDPGLADTAVFTEHYGLELLDTSANCVVVAGTRGGETTTAACVVLSRSRVDVNGEVRRRLGARKVRFATLEAATGGTGMEYGGITPIGLPADWQLLVDAAVVDTEWVLVGSGRRRGKLIVPGKAFAGLPGAVVVDGLGV; encoded by the coding sequence ATGCGCGCACCCATCGGGTCCTTCGACCACGCCACGCCGGCCCCCGCATGCCTCGACGTCCTGATCCGGCCGGTCGCCGCGGCGGTCCGCGACTGGCAGGGGCAGGTCCCCGCCGACCAGTTGCTGTACGTCGACACCGACCCCGGACTCGCCGACACGGCGGTCTTCACCGAGCACTACGGCCTCGAACTCCTGGACACGTCCGCGAACTGCGTCGTCGTGGCGGGCACGCGCGGCGGCGAGACCACCACCGCCGCGTGCGTCGTCCTCTCCCGTTCCCGGGTCGACGTCAACGGCGAGGTCCGCCGCCGTCTCGGCGCGCGCAAGGTCAGGTTCGCGACCCTGGAGGCGGCGACCGGCGGCACCGGCATGGAGTACGGCGGGATCACACCGATCGGGCTGCCGGCCGACTGGCAGCTGCTGGTCGACGCGGCGGTCGTGGACACCGAGTGGGTCCTGGTCGGCAGCGGCCGCAGGCGCGGCAAGCTGATCGTGCCCGGCAAGGCGTTCGCCGGCCTGCCCGGCGCGGTGGTCGTCGACGGGCTGGGCGTCTGA
- a CDS encoding acyltransferase: MPTNRDTSSSFGVRRRRVLTRVVHRGWRWVQEAGSVTAEHPGRLRFRSIGDGTRLAFPQGTVFGERWIELGGHCIIAEQVTLTAGMMPGLDLGPDPILTLGDGVVLGRGSHVIADTRVTIGSDTYCGPYVYITSTNHSYDDPGQPVGKQWPRAEPVEIGPGCWLGTGAVILPGARLGRNVVVAAGAVVRGEVPDHAVVAGAPARIVRSWDETEGWQPPLRTPAPVPVPEGVTPEQLLALADLDEV; encoded by the coding sequence GTGCCCACGAACCGCGACACCTCCTCCAGCTTCGGCGTCCGGCGCCGCCGCGTCCTCACGCGCGTCGTCCACCGCGGCTGGCGCTGGGTGCAGGAGGCGGGTTCGGTCACCGCCGAGCACCCCGGGCGCCTGCGGTTCCGGAGCATCGGGGACGGCACCCGGCTCGCGTTCCCGCAGGGGACCGTCTTCGGCGAGCGCTGGATCGAGCTCGGCGGCCACTGCATCATCGCGGAGCAGGTGACGCTCACCGCCGGGATGATGCCCGGCCTGGATCTCGGCCCCGACCCGATCCTGACCCTGGGCGACGGGGTCGTCCTCGGACGCGGCAGCCACGTGATCGCCGACACCCGTGTGACCATCGGCTCGGACACGTACTGCGGCCCGTACGTCTACATCACGTCCACGAACCACAGTTACGACGACCCGGGGCAGCCGGTCGGCAAGCAGTGGCCGCGCGCCGAACCGGTCGAGATCGGCCCGGGCTGCTGGCTCGGCACGGGCGCGGTGATTCTTCCCGGGGCGCGGCTCGGCCGCAACGTGGTCGTCGCGGCGGGCGCCGTCGTGCGGGGCGAGGTCCCCGACCACGCCGTCGTCGCGGGCGCGCCAGCGAGGATCGTCCGCAGCTGGGACGAGACCGAGGGCTGGCAGCCGCCGCTGCGGACACCGGCGCCCGTGCCGGTCCCCGAAGGCGTCACGCCCGAACAGCTGCTGGCGCTCGCCGACCTGGACGAGGTCTGA
- a CDS encoding ATP-binding protein codes for MPSAALAAAAVAGAAVTLAAPDAAGPWVAATACAAWLCLAAAAVTATLALRRERAAADAAGGELRTVRSRSDGLTAEASHLVNVTLPSLVKQLRDGEAPEEALASATPPKDPQLRRVLHAFGMETGASEQRARGSAANAARAVRQLALAADGVDRLTSVTLPTAVAHLRRGASAETVLGELELPADPRLRVLADSAVRELALGERRAAAAQEASAKALSRVQAKAVSMLADLREMQDRYGEEVFGDLLRLDHNTAQLGLLTDRLALLMGGRASRAWNRPIPMESILRGAVGRIAAYRRVRLHSSSTAAVVGFAAEGVMHLLAELMDNAATFSPPVDEVHVYVEERTAGIVVTIEDSGLKMAGAALRRAEEAVSGRVTDLAHLQGTRLGLTVVGRLAAKYGMSVSFRPSSRGGTGVVVLFPSQLLAKPRDEEDEDLARPLPASSAPAAPTATGSGTSPSGGPVPGAREPGGYPAPADAASWAAGDGTQGGQGGFAAAHPVDLGDPTAAGAAAWAGPLVEPAHPPLVEPAHPGTDAWGASAVGDTLLGQGSWADAPGAHAGSGAPGAESFRRAPHDAHPAAAGGAFTTPPAAAHGTDGYALTPAAAHGTDGRTAAYARPDHTAPFTVTPAPDATGYTVTPAEADGTGGYTVTPTDPNGTGGFTVTPADAHGTEGYTVTPAHPNGTEGFTVTAAGPAVSGAAAGSAAPAGAPAAPLVPEPYSPAPFPAQAPVRGVATAGGLPVRPPGRTMAAADRGRGDASPPARTAPVRDAGSGFEAFARSVGGRRRSLGAGGTAGAYDATPAAGTYLPDGSAGQPPPESAAPSGPYAGPAASAPDAPRPLPEPRTPHDPQGGP; via the coding sequence GTGCCCTCCGCCGCCCTGGCCGCTGCCGCCGTCGCCGGCGCCGCCGTGACCCTCGCCGCCCCGGACGCGGCCGGCCCGTGGGTCGCGGCGACCGCCTGCGCCGCCTGGCTCTGCCTGGCCGCCGCCGCGGTCACCGCGACGCTGGCGCTGCGCCGCGAGCGGGCCGCGGCCGACGCCGCGGGCGGCGAGCTGCGGACGGTCCGCTCGCGCTCCGACGGACTGACGGCCGAGGCCTCCCACCTGGTGAACGTGACGCTCCCGTCCCTGGTCAAGCAGTTGCGGGACGGCGAGGCCCCCGAGGAGGCGCTCGCCTCGGCGACACCGCCCAAGGACCCCCAACTGCGGCGTGTACTGCACGCGTTCGGCATGGAGACGGGGGCGTCGGAACAGCGCGCCCGGGGTTCGGCGGCCAACGCGGCGCGGGCGGTCCGGCAGTTGGCCCTGGCGGCCGACGGGGTCGACCGCCTCACCTCGGTGACGCTGCCCACGGCGGTGGCCCATCTGCGCCGGGGCGCGTCGGCCGAGACCGTGCTCGGCGAGCTCGAACTCCCCGCCGACCCGCGGCTGCGGGTGCTCGCCGACTCGGCCGTGCGCGAACTGGCGCTCGGCGAGCGCCGCGCCGCGGCTGCGCAGGAGGCGAGCGCCAAGGCCCTCAGCCGCGTCCAGGCCAAGGCGGTGTCCATGCTCGCCGACCTGCGCGAGATGCAGGACCGTTACGGCGAGGAGGTGTTCGGGGACCTGCTGCGCCTGGACCACAACACGGCGCAGCTCGGACTGCTGACCGACCGGCTCGCCCTGCTGATGGGCGGCCGGGCGAGCCGGGCGTGGAACCGGCCGATCCCGATGGAGAGCATCCTGCGCGGCGCCGTGGGCCGGATCGCCGCCTACCGGCGGGTGCGGCTGCACTCGTCCAGCACCGCGGCCGTCGTCGGCTTCGCCGCCGAGGGCGTGATGCACCTGCTCGCCGAGCTGATGGACAACGCGGCCACCTTCTCGCCCCCCGTCGACGAGGTCCACGTGTACGTGGAGGAGCGCACCGCCGGGATCGTGGTCACGATCGAGGACAGCGGCCTGAAGATGGCGGGCGCGGCGCTGCGCCGGGCCGAGGAGGCGGTGTCGGGCCGGGTCACCGACCTGGCGCACCTCCAGGGCACCCGGCTCGGGCTCACCGTGGTGGGGCGGCTGGCCGCCAAGTACGGGATGAGCGTCAGCTTCCGGCCGTCGTCGCGCGGCGGGACCGGCGTGGTCGTGCTCTTCCCCTCGCAACTGCTGGCCAAGCCGCGGGACGAGGAGGACGAGGACCTGGCCCGCCCGCTCCCGGCCTCCTCCGCCCCGGCCGCGCCGACGGCCACCGGGTCGGGCACGTCCCCGTCCGGCGGACCGGTCCCCGGGGCGCGGGAACCGGGCGGGTATCCGGCCCCGGCCGATGCCGCCTCCTGGGCCGCCGGCGACGGGACGCAGGGCGGGCAGGGCGGCTTCGCCGCCGCGCACCCGGTGGACCTCGGTGACCCCACGGCGGCGGGAGCGGCCGCCTGGGCCGGGCCCCTCGTGGAACCGGCGCACCCGCCCCTCGTGGAACCGGCGCACCCCGGTACGGACGCCTGGGGGGCGTCCGCGGTGGGCGACACGCTCCTCGGGCAGGGGTCCTGGGCGGACGCGCCCGGCGCGCACGCCGGCTCCGGCGCGCCGGGCGCGGAGAGCTTCAGACGGGCTCCGCACGACGCGCACCCGGCGGCGGCCGGGGGCGCCTTCACCACGCCGCCGGCCGCAGCGCACGGCACGGACGGGTACGCCCTCACCCCGGCCGCGGCGCACGGCACGGACGGCCGGACCGCCGCGTACGCCCGCCCCGACCACACGGCGCCCTTCACCGTCACCCCCGCCCCGGACGCGACCGGTTACACCGTCACTCCGGCGGAGGCGGACGGCACCGGGGGCTACACCGTCACCCCCACCGACCCGAACGGCACCGGCGGCTTCACCGTCACCCCCGCGGACGCGCACGGCACCGAGGGCTACACCGTCACCCCCGCCCACCCGAACGGGACGGAAGGCTTCACCGTGACCGCGGCGGGCCCGGCGGTGTCCGGTGCGGCCGCCGGGTCCGCCGCACCCGCGGGGGCGCCGGCGGCGCCCCTCGTACCGGAGCCGTACTCCCCGGCGCCGTTCCCGGCCCAGGCCCCCGTACGCGGTGTCGCCACGGCGGGCGGTCTGCCCGTACGGCCCCCGGGGCGCACCATGGCCGCCGCGGACCGTGGCCGGGGCGACGCCTCGCCTCCGGCGCGTACCGCGCCCGTCAGGGACGCCGGTTCCGGGTTCGAAGCCTTCGCGCGCTCGGTCGGCGGCCGGCGGCGCTCCCTCGGCGCGGGCGGCACCGCGGGCGCCTACGACGCGACGCCCGCAGCGGGGACGTACCTCCCCGACGGCTCCGCCGGGCAGCCGCCGCCGGAGTCCGCTGCCCCGTCCGGGCCGTACGCCGGACCGGCCGCGTCCGCCCCGGACGCGCCCCGCCCGCTGCCCGAGCCGCGGACCCCGCACGACCCGCAGGGCGGCCCCTGA
- a CDS encoding roadblock/LC7 domain-containing protein encodes MQTTDNSLTWLLEGLLDTTPGTRHGLVLSRDGLKLCWTRHLTLDQADQLAAICSGIQALAQGASVEFGDGTGGVRHSMTEFHGGLLFIVEAGAGAHLAVVAEGDADPGMIGHRMTELVEQIGDRLRAEPRLPAQETPLS; translated from the coding sequence ATGCAGACGACCGACAACAGCCTCACCTGGCTTCTGGAAGGCCTGCTCGACACGACCCCGGGGACGCGGCACGGGCTCGTGCTGTCGCGGGACGGACTGAAGCTGTGCTGGACCCGCCATCTGACACTCGACCAGGCCGACCAGCTGGCCGCGATCTGCTCCGGCATCCAGGCCCTGGCCCAGGGCGCGTCCGTGGAGTTCGGCGACGGGACGGGCGGCGTGCGGCATTCGATGACGGAGTTCCACGGCGGTCTGCTCTTCATCGTGGAGGCCGGGGCGGGTGCCCATCTCGCCGTGGTCGCCGAGGGGGACGCCGACCCGGGCATGATCGGCCACCGGATGACCGAGCTCGTCGAGCAGATCGGCGACCGTCTGCGCGCCGAGCCGCGGCTGCCCGCCCAGGAGACCCCTCTCTCATGA
- a CDS encoding DUF742 domain-containing protein — protein sequence MTRRPVDVGVPERLYTVTGGRSRAVDDSFDLVTLIVAECAPSAGMPSEHIRILRLCRTPTAVVELSADLGMPVTVVRILLGDLLATGRVTARHPPPPAGGSFPLPDSALLKEVLVGLRNL from the coding sequence ATGACCCGCCGTCCCGTCGACGTCGGCGTGCCGGAGCGGCTCTACACCGTCACCGGCGGCCGCAGCCGGGCCGTGGACGACTCGTTCGACCTGGTCACCCTGATCGTCGCCGAGTGCGCGCCCTCGGCCGGCATGCCCTCGGAGCACATCAGGATCCTGCGGCTCTGCCGCACGCCGACGGCGGTGGTCGAGCTCTCCGCCGACCTCGGCATGCCGGTGACCGTCGTACGCATCCTGCTGGGCGACCTGCTCGCCACCGGACGCGTCACCGCACGCCATCCGCCCCCGCCCGCCGGTGGCTCCTTCCCGCTGCCCGACTCCGCCCTCCTGAAGGAGGTTCTCGTTGGACTCCGCAACCTCTGA
- a CDS encoding GTP-binding protein, producing MDSATSELPARKPLDRAAETGLKIVVVGGFGVGKTTLVRSVSEIRPLNTEEVMTQAGVGVDETGPVRTKKTSTTVAFDFGRISLNDRMVLYLFGAPGQERFWFLWDRLFTGTLGAVVLVDTRRMSDSWYAIDRLEHHRTPFVVAVNRFDDDLASFSLAEIRQALSLAPDVPLVECDARLRHSGKHVLITLVDHLHALATARESRP from the coding sequence TTGGACTCCGCAACCTCTGAGCTGCCCGCCCGCAAACCGCTCGACCGGGCGGCCGAGACCGGCCTGAAGATCGTCGTGGTGGGCGGCTTCGGCGTCGGCAAGACCACGCTGGTCCGCTCCGTGAGCGAGATCCGGCCCCTGAACACGGAGGAGGTGATGACCCAGGCGGGCGTCGGCGTCGACGAGACGGGGCCGGTGCGCACGAAGAAGACCAGCACCACCGTGGCGTTCGACTTCGGCCGGATCAGCCTCAACGACCGCATGGTCCTCTACCTGTTCGGCGCTCCGGGGCAGGAGCGGTTCTGGTTCCTGTGGGACCGGCTGTTCACCGGCACGCTCGGCGCGGTGGTCCTCGTCGACACCCGGCGCATGAGCGACTCCTGGTACGCGATCGACCGGCTGGAACACCACCGGACGCCGTTCGTGGTGGCCGTCAACCGCTTCGACGACGACCTCGCCTCCTTCTCCCTCGCCGAGATCCGCCAGGCGCTGTCCCTGGCCCCCGACGTGCCCCTGGTGGAGTGCGACGCCCGGCTGCGCCACTCCGGCAAGCACGTCCTCATCACACTCGTCGACCACCTCCACGCACTGGCCACGGCCCGGGAGAGCAGACCATGA
- a CDS encoding cytochrome P450, translated as MNDTTGLSSPTVPPAACPAYEGAVRLSGTEFQQSPAELYRGLRRRHGAVAPVLLDGDVPAWLVLGYAEVSYVTAHDDLFARDSRRWNQWDTVPADWPLLPFVGHQPSVLFTEGAAHQMRAGVITEALEVIDQFELAQRCRGIAGPLIDAFAGSGRAELMSAYVHALPMRAAVQMCGMPAGGADTEDLVRDLRISLDAGPGDDPVAAYGRVQERIRRLVDEKRTAPGPDVTSRMLRHPAGLTEEEIVQDLVSVIAAAQQPTANWIGNTLRLLLTDDRFALNVSGGRLSVGQALGEVLWLDTPTQNFIGRFAARDTTLGGRRIRAGDMVVLGLAAANTDPQIWPEGHAGEENSAHLSFGNGEHRCPYPAPLLADVIARTAVETLLERLPDVVLAVEPEELSWRPSVWMRGLTALPVRFSPVVQ; from the coding sequence ATGAACGACACCACGGGACTGTCGTCGCCGACCGTTCCCCCCGCCGCCTGCCCGGCGTACGAGGGCGCGGTCCGGCTCAGCGGCACGGAGTTCCAGCAGTCGCCCGCCGAGCTGTACCGCGGGCTGCGACGGAGGCACGGGGCGGTGGCACCGGTGCTGCTGGACGGCGACGTGCCGGCCTGGCTGGTGCTCGGCTACGCCGAGGTCAGCTATGTCACGGCGCACGACGACCTCTTCGCCCGGGACTCCCGGCGGTGGAACCAGTGGGACACGGTGCCGGCGGACTGGCCGCTGCTGCCGTTCGTCGGACACCAGCCCTCGGTGCTGTTCACCGAGGGCGCCGCCCACCAGATGCGGGCGGGCGTCATCACCGAGGCGCTGGAGGTGATCGACCAGTTCGAGCTCGCGCAGCGGTGCCGCGGGATCGCCGGCCCGCTGATCGACGCGTTCGCGGGCAGCGGCCGCGCGGAGCTGATGTCGGCGTACGTCCACGCGCTGCCGATGCGGGCGGCGGTGCAGATGTGCGGGATGCCCGCGGGCGGCGCGGATACCGAGGACCTCGTCCGCGACCTGCGGATCTCGCTGGACGCCGGACCGGGCGACGACCCGGTCGCGGCCTACGGGAGGGTGCAGGAGCGGATCCGGCGGCTGGTGGACGAGAAGCGGACCGCCCCCGGGCCCGACGTCACCTCGCGGATGCTGAGGCACCCGGCCGGGCTGACGGAGGAGGAGATCGTCCAGGACCTGGTCTCGGTGATCGCCGCGGCGCAGCAGCCCACGGCGAACTGGATCGGCAACACCCTGCGGCTGCTGCTGACCGACGACCGGTTCGCGCTCAACGTCTCGGGCGGACGGCTCAGCGTCGGCCAGGCGCTCGGCGAGGTGCTGTGGCTGGACACCCCGACGCAGAACTTCATCGGCCGGTTCGCGGCGCGGGACACGACGCTCGGCGGACGGCGCATCCGGGCGGGCGACATGGTCGTGCTGGGCCTCGCCGCCGCCAACACCGATCCGCAGATCTGGCCCGAGGGCCACGCCGGCGAGGAGAACTCGGCGCACCTGTCGTTCGGCAACGGCGAGCACCGCTGCCCCTATCCGGCGCCGCTGCTCGCGGACGTGATCGCCCGTACGGCGGTCGAGACGCTGCTGGAACGGCTGCCGGACGTGGTGCTCGCCGTGGAGCCGGAGGAGCTGAGCTGGCGGCCGTCGGTGTGGATGCGCGGGCTCACCGCGCTTCCGGTGCGCTTCTCGCCCGTGGTGCAGTAG
- a CDS encoding cytochrome P450 encodes MATAQQIPDILSSEFEADPYAAYRLMREQAPLLHHEPTGSWLISRYEDVERAFKDKESVFTTENYDWQLEPVHGHTFLQLSGRDHAVRRALVAPAFRGNDLREKFLPVIERNARELIDGFRHTGEADLVDAFATRFPVDVIADMLGLDKADHDRFHGWYTSVVAFLGNLSGDPAVTAAGLRTRTEFADYMIPVIRERREHPGDDLLSGLCTAEVDGVRMSDEDIKAFCSLLLAAGGETTDKAIAGIFANLLAHPEQLAAVREDRSLIDRAFAETLRYTPPVHMIMRQTATEVTVSGGTIPAGATVTCLIGAANRDADRYRDPDRFDIFREDLTATTAFSAAADHLAFALGRHFCVGALLARAEVETGVNQLLDAMPDMRLADGFVPAEEGVFTRGPKSLPVRFTPVSA; translated from the coding sequence ATGGCAACCGCACAGCAGATCCCCGACATCCTGTCGTCCGAGTTCGAGGCCGATCCGTACGCGGCCTACCGCCTCATGCGCGAACAGGCGCCCCTCCTCCACCACGAGCCGACCGGAAGCTGGCTCATCTCCCGCTACGAGGACGTCGAGCGGGCCTTCAAGGACAAGGAGTCGGTGTTCACCACCGAGAACTACGACTGGCAGCTCGAACCCGTCCACGGCCACACCTTCCTCCAGCTGAGCGGACGCGACCACGCGGTCCGCCGCGCCCTGGTGGCACCTGCCTTCCGGGGCAACGACCTGCGGGAGAAGTTCCTCCCCGTCATCGAGCGCAACGCGCGCGAGCTGATCGACGGCTTCCGCCACACCGGCGAGGCCGATCTCGTCGACGCCTTCGCCACCCGCTTCCCGGTCGACGTCATCGCCGACATGCTCGGCCTCGACAAGGCCGACCACGACCGCTTCCACGGCTGGTACACCAGCGTCGTCGCGTTCCTCGGGAACCTCTCGGGCGATCCGGCGGTCACCGCCGCGGGGTTGCGCACCCGGACCGAGTTCGCCGACTACATGATCCCGGTCATCCGGGAGCGGCGCGAGCATCCGGGCGACGACCTGCTCTCCGGCCTGTGCACCGCGGAGGTCGACGGGGTCCGCATGAGCGACGAGGACATCAAGGCCTTCTGCAGCCTGCTGCTCGCGGCCGGCGGGGAGACCACCGACAAGGCGATCGCCGGGATCTTCGCCAACCTGCTCGCCCACCCCGAGCAACTGGCCGCCGTGCGCGAGGACCGCTCGCTGATCGACCGGGCGTTCGCCGAGACCCTGCGCTACACCCCGCCGGTGCACATGATCATGCGGCAGACGGCCACCGAGGTGACCGTCAGCGGCGGCACGATACCGGCAGGCGCCACCGTCACCTGCCTCATCGGCGCGGCCAACCGCGACGCGGACCGCTACCGCGACCCGGACCGCTTCGACATCTTCCGCGAGGACCTGACCGCCACCACCGCCTTCTCCGCCGCGGCGGACCACCTCGCCTTCGCGCTCGGCCGGCACTTCTGCGTCGGAGCGCTGCTGGCCCGTGCCGAGGTGGAGACCGGCGTCAACCAACTGCTCGACGCCATGCCCGACATGCGGCTGGCGGACGGCTTCGTCCCGGCCGAGGAGGGGGTGTTCACCCGCGGCCCGAAGTCGCTGCCCGTGCGCTTCACGCCCGTGTCCGCCTGA
- a CDS encoding gamma carbonic anhydrase family protein produces MTDGALIAGVGGREPKVDPGAFTAPTSVVLGDVTLAAGSSLWYQSVLRGDGGPIVIGPDSNIQDNCTVHVDPGFPVTVGARVSVGHNAVLHGCTVEDDVLVGMGATVLNGAHIGAGSLVAAQALVPQGMRVPPGSLVAGVPAKVRRELTEEEREGVRLNAAVYVDLAQQHRAAHGG; encoded by the coding sequence ATGACGGATGGGGCACTGATCGCGGGTGTGGGCGGCAGGGAGCCGAAGGTCGACCCGGGGGCGTTCACCGCGCCGACGTCCGTGGTGCTGGGCGACGTGACGCTGGCCGCGGGGTCGAGCCTCTGGTACCAGAGCGTGCTGCGGGGTGACGGCGGTCCGATCGTGATCGGACCGGACAGCAACATCCAGGACAACTGCACGGTCCATGTGGACCCCGGGTTCCCGGTCACCGTCGGCGCGCGGGTGTCGGTCGGGCACAACGCGGTGCTGCACGGCTGCACGGTCGAGGACGACGTGCTGGTGGGCATGGGCGCGACGGTCCTGAACGGGGCGCACATCGGGGCCGGTTCGCTGGTGGCCGCGCAGGCGCTGGTGCCGCAGGGGATGCGGGTGCCGCCGGGTTCGCTGGTGGCGGGCGTGCCGGCGAAGGTCCGCAGGGAGCTGACGGAGGAGGAGCGCGAGGGCGTCAGGCTGAACGCCGCGGTCTACGTGGACCTGGCCCAGCAGCACCGGGCGGCCCACGGGGGCTGA
- a CDS encoding DedA family protein has product MHVQEWLETIPAVSIYLLVGVVIGLESLGIPLPGEIVLVSSALLASQHGDIDPWVLGACATAGAIVGDSVGYAIGRRGGRPLLGMLGARFPRHFGPAQIAMAERSFQKWGMWAVFFGRFVALLRIFAGPLAGVLRMPYWKFLVANVLGGILWAGGTTAVVYSVGVVAEAWLKRFSWLGLVLAVLVGVTSMLVLRGRAKKAAAEAERDGLPAGAAAD; this is encoded by the coding sequence TTGCACGTCCAGGAGTGGCTCGAGACCATCCCCGCGGTCAGCATCTACCTCCTGGTGGGGGTGGTCATCGGCCTGGAGAGCCTCGGCATCCCCCTGCCCGGTGAGATCGTGCTGGTGAGCTCGGCGCTCCTGGCCTCCCAGCACGGCGACATCGACCCCTGGGTCCTCGGCGCCTGCGCCACGGCGGGGGCCATCGTCGGCGACTCCGTCGGATACGCCATCGGCCGCCGGGGCGGCCGGCCGCTCCTCGGCATGCTCGGCGCCCGCTTCCCCCGGCACTTCGGTCCCGCGCAGATCGCGATGGCCGAGCGCTCGTTCCAGAAGTGGGGCATGTGGGCCGTGTTCTTCGGCCGGTTCGTCGCCCTGCTCCGGATCTTCGCCGGGCCGCTCGCCGGTGTGCTGCGCATGCCGTACTGGAAGTTCCTCGTCGCCAACGTGCTCGGCGGCATCCTGTGGGCCGGCGGCACCACCGCCGTCGTCTACTCGGTCGGTGTGGTCGCCGAGGCCTGGCTCAAGCGGTTCTCCTGGCTCGGGCTGGTGCTGGCCGTCCTCGTCGGCGTCACCTCGATGCTCGTCCTGCGGGGCCGCGCGAAGAAGGCCGCCGCCGAGGCGGAGCGGGACGGCCTGCCCGCCGGGGCGGCCGCCGACTGA
- a CDS encoding DUF4442 domain-containing protein — MRAMSTADDTSLGELLAATVPMVRTLGLQYLETTPERAVLSLPDQADYHNHVGGPHAGAMFTLAESASGAIVLAAFGDQLSRAVPLPVTAGIAFKKIARGAVTATATLGRPAADIVAELDAGARPEFPVHVAITREDGAVTGEMDIVWTLRPND; from the coding sequence ATGCGCGCCATGAGTACAGCAGACGACACCTCCCTCGGCGAACTGCTCGCCGCCACCGTGCCCATGGTGCGGACCCTCGGGCTCCAGTACCTGGAGACCACCCCGGAGCGGGCCGTCCTGAGCCTTCCGGACCAGGCCGACTACCACAACCACGTCGGCGGCCCGCACGCCGGCGCGATGTTCACGCTGGCCGAGTCCGCGAGCGGTGCGATCGTCCTCGCCGCCTTCGGCGACCAGCTGTCGCGCGCGGTGCCGCTGCCGGTCACCGCCGGGATCGCGTTCAAGAAGATCGCCCGCGGAGCCGTCACCGCCACGGCGACCCTCGGCCGCCCGGCCGCCGACATCGTCGCCGAACTCGACGCGGGCGCCCGCCCCGAGTTCCCCGTGCACGTCGCCATCACCCGTGAGGACGGCGCCGTCACCGGCGAGATGGACATCGTCTGGACCCTGCGCCCCAACGACTGA
- a CDS encoding spermidine synthase codes for MPDVDRPRAWLLTVDGSPQSYVDLDDPLHLEFEYVRRLAHAVDCAAPEGEPLDVLHLGGGALTLPRWVAATRPGSRQRVAESDGGLVELVSALLPLAAGADVAVHTADARDHLEAAPSGGYDVVVADVFGGSRVPAQVASLGFARAAARALRPGGLYAANLADGAPFGFLRSQLATFAAVFGELALIAEPSVLRGRRFGNAVLLASQSPLPVAPLARRAAADAFPARVEEGRSLARLIGGAQPVRDEDAVPSPRPPEGAFGIG; via the coding sequence ATGCCCGACGTGGACCGGCCCCGGGCCTGGCTGCTGACCGTGGACGGCTCCCCGCAGTCGTACGTGGACCTCGACGACCCCCTCCACCTGGAGTTCGAGTACGTGCGCCGGCTCGCCCACGCGGTCGACTGCGCGGCACCCGAGGGGGAACCGCTGGACGTGCTCCACCTCGGCGGAGGGGCGCTGACCCTGCCCCGCTGGGTCGCCGCGACCCGTCCGGGGTCCCGGCAGCGGGTGGCGGAGTCGGACGGCGGACTCGTGGAGCTGGTCTCCGCACTGCTGCCGCTCGCGGCGGGGGCGGACGTCGCCGTGCACACGGCCGACGCACGGGACCATCTGGAGGCCGCGCCGTCCGGTGGCTACGACGTCGTGGTCGCCGACGTGTTCGGCGGCTCGCGGGTGCCCGCGCAGGTGGCCTCGCTCGGATTCGCACGGGCGGCGGCGCGGGCGCTGCGGCCCGGCGGGCTCTACGCCGCGAATCTCGCCGACGGCGCGCCGTTCGGCTTCCTCCGGTCGCAGCTGGCGACCTTCGCCGCCGTCTTCGGGGAACTGGCCCTGATCGCCGAGCCCTCGGTGCTGCGCGGCCGGAGGTTCGGCAACGCGGTGCTCCTGGCGTCGCAGAGCCCGCTCCCGGTGGCCCCGCTGGCCCGCCGCGCGGCGGCCGACGCCTTCCCCGCCCGGGTCGAGGAGGGCAGATCACTGGCCCGGCTGATCGGCGGTGCGCAGCCGGTGCGGGACGAGGACGCGGTGCCCTCGCCGCGGCCGCCGGAGGGCGCGTTCGGCATCGGCTGA